The DNA region TGCAATATATTCTTTGCAGTTATTTTTGTTTAAAGGTTTATATATACTATCCGCAGCTAAGGGTGTAACGAATATTTTATCAGGACTAATAGGAAAAAATTTTAATATATCTTTTTTTGAGTATTCGGAAACTGTTATTATAGCATTTGCCTCATCAATAATCCGCGGCATATCTCTTAAAAATTTTAGTAGATAACCTTTACCTACAGTTTCTGGCATAATATATGGTATTAAATCGTGTATTGTTACTATCTTTAAGCAATTTATATTCTGTGAAAGTCCTATTCCATTTTGAGATATGTGGTATATATCTATATTATCTTTTTTTATGTCCTTTGGGAAAAAGTATTCTTGAAAAAATCTATGATATCTCTTTGATGCCATTCTTATAGTTGTGTTTTTGCTTTTAAACTTTTCATAATTTTCCCCGGACCAATAGAGAACGTATTTATTTAAATTATCTATGGAAATAAGGTTTTTTAAAATATTTTCTGTATAAGTACCTATACCAGTACCTTTATACCAATTTATTCCTCGGGCATCAAATGCAATTCTCATTGAATACACTCCTCAAAAATTGATTAATAAATAAGCATATAGAGTAGTTAATAAATGTTGTGCATTATAAAATGACAATTATTTTACAGATAATAAATTTATTTTTTAAATATTCATATTATATTTCCAATATTATTATATGAGATAAAAAAATCAGTCAGATTATAATTGTTGTACTTATATTAATAATATTAATCTTCACTAAGAAATGTGCCATCATTCACATAGTTGAAAAAACCTCATATAATAAAGGAGAACAATGCTTATTGGAGGCATAGTTATGGAACTAGAAGCTGTAATAAAGCTAGTAGTTGGTAATTATGAAGTAAATGTTAATAAAGCAATAAAAATAAAAAACGTTTATAAGCTAGAAGGAAACTCTGAGGAATATTGTCTTAAGATTGTTCACTATGAATATGGACACTTTTTATTCATATTGGAAGCAATGAACCATTTAATTAATAGGGGTTTTAATAATGTACCTAAAATAATAAAAAATAAAAATGGTGAAAATTATATAAGATTTGGTGAGTATTATGCATTTCTTACCAAATGGGCAATTGCAAGAGAATGTAATTACGATAATCCTTTAGATATAATTTTAGCTGCTTCTACCCTTGCTAGCTTGCATAGAAAAAGTGAAGGCTTTGTTGTAACAGAAGAAATGAATCCAAGATATAATTGGCTTAAATGGCAGAAAGTATTTAGCACGAGAAAAGATGAGATATTGGATTTTAAAAATAGAATTGAAAAAAAAGAAAATAAGACAGAATTTGATTACAAATATAAAAGTATGCTCAGTAGAGAAGTTCAGAGAGCTAATATAAGTATAATAAATTTAAATAAAACGGATTATTTAAATAAAATGAAAATGGAAATGAAGAAGAATGGATATTGTCATCATGATTTTGCCCATCATAATGTACTTATAGACAAGGACGAAGGGGTAATCATAATAGATTTTGACTACTGCATTTTAGATACACATCTTCATGATTTATCAAGTCTTTTAATAAGAAAAATGAAAAATGGTAAATGGGATATGTCCAATGCTATCTATTTATTGGATGCATATAACTCTATATATCCTATAGAAAAAAACGATATACCTGTTATGACTGCATTTATGGAATTCCCACAGGACTTTTGGCAAGTAGGTATTCAATATTATTGGGAGAAGCAGCCTTGGGGAGAAGAGTTTTTCTTGAATAAATTAAAAAAGATAGAATTAGACATAGATGAAAGACAAGAATTCCTAGAGAAATTTAGAAATTTAAATTACGGAGGTAATATATGAGTAAACGCAAGCATGTTGTTGATAATCTAATTGAAACTATAAATGATGAGGGACAAAACATAAGTGATTATGATAAAAAGATTGAAGAATTAAGTGAAAGAGTTAAAAGATTAAAAAAGATAAAGAGAAGAACAAAAAAAATAGCGGAACTTGAAGAAAAAGAACATGAAATAATAAGAAAGCTAACAAAACATCACAAATCGAGGTGATTGTCTATGCTAGAAAGTGAAGTGTTTTCCTTTCAACAGTGTTTAAGTAAAAGCAATATTAAACTAGTAAAAAATGATAATTCCAATGATATATTAGGTAATATTACGGAGGATAAGGTTTTAGAACAAATAGATTCTATGTACCTTTTCCATATAGCAGTATTAAACTGTAATGAATCTGCTTCTAAATTAATTCCTAATAAAATAGGCAAAACCGTTGAAAAATACAAAATGCGTATAAAAAATTTAAAAAGGGACTTAAAAAGTTTTAAATCTAAAAATTCTGTAAATCAATTTGAAAATATGGTGCTTCAGAGTTCGGATTCCTATTTAAGTAGAGCGGAAAAATGTATTGATATAATAAATCATTGTAATTATATAGGCCTGGTTAAAAGAAGTATGAGAAGATTTGAAATTTGTCTTGGAAATACTTATTTTGATAATCTTAGAAAAAATAATGAAATAGAAATAAATAATTTAAAAAAATGCGCTTATAATATGCTGGAGATGGACGGGGTATATTTAATTAGTAAACTTAAAAGAAACGGAAGCCACATAGATTTAGAAAAAATAATAAGCTATTTTTGTAAAGTGGAGGGATTTGATAATAATAGCAATAGTTTTATTAAAGCGTTAGTATCTTATCCACATGTATATATGAAGTGTTGTGAAAGATACAGGTTAAGTAAAAAACAGTGGGATATAAATGAGTATGTTATGAGTCTTAATAGGGCTATAGAACAGGATGGTAATAGCATTTTATAAGATTCATTAATAGGAGGTTAAACTATGGTGGATTTAGGATATAGGGACAGAGCTTATCTGTCCAAATATGATTTAGATGTGAAACTTTTTGAAAAATTTGATTTAAAAGTGCTAGATTTGATTCCAATAAGAAAAGTATTTCTAATTATTACTGATAAAGGGGATAAAATATTAAAGAGAATAGATTGTACCCTAGAGGAATTTGATTTTGTAGTTAAAGCTTTAGAATATATAAGTACAAATTTTAAGCGTGTCATGGGTTTTGAAGATAGCATAGATGGTAAAAAATATGCGGAATGGAAAGGTGAATTCTATTGCATTATGAATAAAGTTGAAGGGAGAGAATGTGAATTCAGTAATCCCGTAGATTTAGCGGTTTCTGCTAAAGGTTTAGGTGAACTTCATAAAGCATCAGAAGGCTTTAGATATAAAAATTCTAATAAAAATATATGTGGTAATCTTTTGAAAAATGTTAATAGAAAAAAAGAAGAGATGTTATTTTTTAAGAGAATGGTAAATCTTTATGAAAATAAATCAGAATTTGATGATATTTTTTTAATGAATGTGGATAGCTATATAAAAAAGATTGATGATTGTATAACATTTTTAAATAAAACTTCTTATTATAAGCTTTGCAGCGAAGAGGACAAAATAGTACTGTGCCATCATGATCTTGCTCATCACAATATAATAATCAATGATGATAATGCCTATTTTGTAGATTTTGATTTTTCGGTAATTGATTTAAAAATTCATGATCTATGCAACTTTATTAATAAGGTAACAAAGGATTTTTCTTTCGATATAGATAAGGCGAGGATTATTTTAGATAATTATTGTACTGCTAATACATTAAATAAAAATGAATTCAATGTATTGTTTGGCATGCTTACTTTTCCAGAGGATTTTTATGATATAACTAAAGATTATTATTCTAAAAGAAAGGATTGGGAGGAAAAAATTTTTACATCTAGGTTAAAGAGGAAAATTCACTTTGAAGCAGATAGACAGGAATTTCTAAAGGAATTTAAACAAGAAATAGATGGGTTTTAAAAATTAGTATGGAAAGTTAAAAGTTCTTTAAATCTACTAATTAAGATATAAAGGGCTTTTAACTTTTTGCATATGCCTTAAATACTGTTGATTATTTTTTTGTAAGCGGTTAATGTAGAAGCAGCTGTATTTTCCCAGGTTAATTTTTGGTTTATACTTAAACCTTTGTAAATTAACTCACATCTAAGCTTATTATCCTTTAAGCATCTGTATAATGTATTGCAAATTTTATCTTCATCCTTTGGATCCACTAATAGGGTACAGTCTTTAAGTATCTCGGGAAGGGATGTAACATTTGAAGCTACCACGGGTACACCACAGGCCATAGCCTCAATGGGTGGAAGGCCAAAGCCCTCATATAGTGATAGATAAACAAAGAGTTCGGCTGAATTATATAAATAGGGCATATAATTTACAGGAATAAAGCCAGGAAATATAACGTTATTTTCGATGTGGAGTTTTTCAGCACAGCTTTTATAGAT from Clostridium pasteurianum BC1 includes:
- a CDS encoding CotS family spore coat protein, with protein sequence MELEAVIKLVVGNYEVNVNKAIKIKNVYKLEGNSEEYCLKIVHYEYGHFLFILEAMNHLINRGFNNVPKIIKNKNGENYIRFGEYYAFLTKWAIARECNYDNPLDIILAASTLASLHRKSEGFVVTEEMNPRYNWLKWQKVFSTRKDEILDFKNRIEKKENKTEFDYKYKSMLSREVQRANISIINLNKTDYLNKMKMEMKKNGYCHHDFAHHNVLIDKDEGVIIIDFDYCILDTHLHDLSSLLIRKMKNGKWDMSNAIYLLDAYNSIYPIEKNDIPVMTAFMEFPQDFWQVGIQYYWEKQPWGEEFFLNKLKKIELDIDERQEFLEKFRNLNYGGNI
- a CDS encoding CotS family spore coat protein; this encodes MVDLGYRDRAYLSKYDLDVKLFEKFDLKVLDLIPIRKVFLIITDKGDKILKRIDCTLEEFDFVVKALEYISTNFKRVMGFEDSIDGKKYAEWKGEFYCIMNKVEGRECEFSNPVDLAVSAKGLGELHKASEGFRYKNSNKNICGNLLKNVNRKKEEMLFFKRMVNLYENKSEFDDIFLMNVDSYIKKIDDCITFLNKTSYYKLCSEEDKIVLCHHDLAHHNIIINDDNAYFVDFDFSVIDLKIHDLCNFINKVTKDFSFDIDKARIILDNYCTANTLNKNEFNVLFGMLTFPEDFYDITKDYYSKRKDWEEKIFTSRLKRKIHFEADRQEFLKEFKQEIDGF